In one Rhopalosiphum padi isolate XX-2018 chromosome 3, ASM2088224v1, whole genome shotgun sequence genomic region, the following are encoded:
- the LOC132923726 gene encoding uncharacterized protein LOC132923726 translates to MTTTFHITLRPILILSKSIGLIDITYTVEPSGLLAHNKNSAFHAVLEITRMIVLLICTFLYFHQFDPEVHILQIINTIKFWIIIIAARLSTKRIIKFINGIIEFDRKIKPLATNLLTTKRSWSKKQWNMIFISIFVYFIGFKFFFIYMRFLKIHNIVSLLHYALFSIPYVMDYVVTITSCFFLQNTFVRFQTLNDVWNCLPAGLAIVPGHWTHDQIVDVMENTRLLHSELCELLKAFTLGYGPMLLGFFSSSFINMLLCVYFIVINNEGSTSSHPTEGFWEKILPLMVHVQIVTFLLSVIVFVSFINDKRLKIISYLRLYQISNLHLDIKRQIKMFMNQISACDSDQISAFGFFYINLNLVTSILVLLISGIITLIQMKNHPVILKFNNDTINFLGKL, encoded by the exons ATGACGACTACATTTCACATAACCTTAagacctattttaattttatctaagtCTATTGGTTTAATTGATATTACATATACAGTTGAACCATCTGGATTGTTGGCTCATAATAAAAACTCTGCATTTCATGCAGTACTAGAAATAACTCGAATGATTGTGTTGTTGATAtgcacttttttatattttcatcaatttGATCCAGAAGTTCATAtacttcaaattataaatactataaaattttgGATTATCATTATCGCAGCCAGACTATCAACAAAACGGATAATCaa atttattaatggtattatCGAGTTTGATCGGAAAATCAAACCACTTGCAACGAATTTACTGACCACGAAGCGTTCGTGGAGTAAAAAACAATggaatatgatttttatatcaatattcgtATACTTTATTGGATTTAAATTCTTCTTTATTTATATGAGGTTTCTAAAAATACACAACATTGTATCGTTGTTGCATTATGCATTGTTCAGTATACCATATGTTATGGATTATGTAGTTACGATCACTTCGTGTTTCTTTCTTCAAAACACGTTCGTCAGATTCCAGACGTTAAACGATGTTTGGAATTGTCTTCCTGCCGGCTTAGCGATCGTGCCTGGCCATTGGACACACGACCAAATAGTGGACGTCATGGAAAACACGCGGCTGTTACACTCCGAACTATGCGAGCTGTTAAAAGCGTTTACTCTTGGTTACGGCCCAATGCTTTTGGGTTTCTTCTCGTCCAGCTTTATTAATATGCTTctctgtgtttattttattgttatcaataatGAAGGGTCCACTAGCTCACATCCGACAGAAGGTTTCTGGGAAAAAATATTACCACTGATGGTTCACGTACAAATTGTCACGTTTTTGCTGTCAGTTATCGTTTTTGTTTCATTCATAAACGATAAG cgATTGAAGATTATATCATACCTACGGTTATATCAAATTTCCAATTTACACTTGGACATTAAACGACaa ataaaaatgtttatgaatcaAATATCAGCTTGCGATTCGGACCAAATTTCAgcatttggatttttttatatcaatttgaaTCTTGTTACATCA ATTCTTGTATTATTGATTAGTGGAATAATTACTTTGATACAGATGAAAAATCACccagttatattaaaatttaacaatgacACTATAAACTTCTTgggaaagttataa